A single genomic interval of Arthrobacter sp. NicSoilB8 harbors:
- a CDS encoding DEAD/DEAH box helicase has translation MPENQNNSVDTELATENSQSDVEISETAAPAAGSAPEFTEAPANFQAPAAEAAPQADTQTVTDTQTASAPSKDEDTEEEGVKFVDLGIDGRVLAALQDVGYEKPSPIQAATIPLLLEGRDVVGLAQTGTGKTAAFAVPALSRLAELHDLNGPSRKTQALVLAPTRELALQVAEAFTSYAKHIDDFTVLPVYGGSAYGPQLAGLRRGAQVVVGTPGRVIDHIAKGSLDLSELQYLVLDEADEMLRMGFAEDVEQIFQQTPAGRQVALFSATMPSQIRRLSKQYLNNPAEVQVKSKTTTGANTRQRYLQVMGPHKLDALTRILEVEPFEGVIAFVRTKMATEDLADKLRSRGFQAAAINGDIPQQQRERTVEALRDGKIDILVATDVAARGLDVERVSHVVNYDIPHDTESYVHRIGRTGRAGRSGDAILFMTPREKYLLRSIEKATRQPVEQMHLPTAETVNTLRLGKFAERITETLESEDVAAFRDLIASYEEEHNVPAAEIAAALAVMAQGGQPLLVKELPAAPEFQKRERSKDGFGSRGPTRTLTEGNATYRIAVGRRQRVMPGSIVGAIANEGGISSAQIGGIDIRSDHSLVELPADLSPDQLKALSRTRIGGELIHLELDNGRKPASERGAYQGNRGGDRGGDRGGYSGGSGNFKGNGGFKREFRKGDGERSSADRGGRSFSERSEQRSFGADTRKPRTEGGFKPRSKW, from the coding sequence ATGCCCGAAAATCAGAACAACTCCGTCGACACCGAACTCGCCACCGAGAACAGCCAGAGCGACGTCGAGATTTCTGAAACGGCTGCCCCCGCAGCCGGCTCCGCCCCGGAATTCACCGAGGCTCCTGCGAACTTCCAGGCTCCGGCCGCCGAAGCCGCCCCGCAGGCTGACACCCAGACTGTGACCGACACCCAGACCGCTTCCGCCCCGTCCAAGGACGAGGACACCGAGGAAGAGGGCGTCAAGTTCGTCGACCTGGGCATCGACGGCCGTGTCCTGGCGGCCCTGCAGGACGTCGGCTACGAGAAGCCGTCCCCGATCCAGGCAGCAACCATCCCGTTGCTGCTCGAAGGCCGCGACGTCGTGGGCCTGGCCCAGACCGGTACCGGTAAGACTGCAGCATTCGCAGTACCGGCGCTGTCCCGCCTGGCCGAGCTCCACGACCTCAACGGTCCGTCCCGCAAGACCCAGGCCCTGGTGCTGGCTCCTACCCGTGAGCTCGCCCTCCAGGTCGCCGAGGCTTTCACCTCCTACGCAAAGCACATCGATGACTTCACCGTCCTCCCGGTGTACGGCGGCTCCGCCTACGGCCCCCAGCTCGCCGGTCTTCGCCGCGGCGCCCAGGTTGTTGTCGGTACCCCCGGCCGTGTCATCGACCACATCGCCAAGGGCTCCCTCGACCTGTCCGAACTCCAGTACCTCGTGCTGGATGAGGCCGACGAGATGCTCCGCATGGGCTTCGCCGAAGACGTGGAGCAGATCTTCCAGCAGACCCCCGCGGGCCGCCAGGTTGCGCTGTTCTCCGCCACGATGCCGAGCCAGATCCGCCGGCTGTCCAAGCAGTACCTGAACAACCCGGCCGAGGTCCAGGTCAAGTCCAAGACCACCACCGGCGCCAACACCCGCCAGCGGTACCTGCAGGTCATGGGCCCGCACAAGCTCGACGCGCTGACCCGCATCCTCGAGGTCGAACCGTTCGAAGGCGTCATCGCGTTCGTGCGGACCAAGATGGCCACCGAGGACCTCGCCGACAAGCTGCGCTCCCGCGGCTTCCAGGCTGCCGCCATCAACGGCGACATCCCGCAGCAGCAGCGTGAGCGCACCGTCGAGGCCCTGCGCGACGGCAAGATCGACATCCTTGTCGCCACCGACGTCGCCGCCCGCGGCCTCGACGTCGAGCGTGTCAGCCACGTGGTCAACTACGACATCCCGCACGACACCGAGTCCTACGTCCACCGCATCGGCCGCACCGGCCGCGCAGGCCGTTCCGGCGACGCGATCCTGTTCATGACCCCGCGTGAGAAGTACCTGCTGCGTTCCATCGAGAAGGCCACGCGCCAGCCGGTGGAGCAGATGCACCTGCCCACCGCCGAGACCGTCAACACGCTGCGCCTGGGCAAGTTCGCCGAGCGCATCACCGAGACGCTCGAGTCCGAGGACGTCGCCGCATTCCGCGACCTCATCGCCTCCTACGAGGAAGAGCACAACGTTCCGGCCGCCGAGATCGCTGCCGCACTGGCCGTCATGGCCCAGGGCGGACAGCCGCTCCTGGTCAAGGAGCTGCCGGCAGCGCCCGAGTTCCAGAAGCGCGAGCGCTCCAAGGACGGCTTCGGCTCCCGCGGCCCGACCCGCACCCTGACCGAGGGCAACGCCACCTACCGGATCGCCGTCGGACGCCGCCAGCGCGTCATGCCGGGTTCCATCGTCGGCGCCATTGCCAACGAAGGCGGCATCTCCTCGGCCCAGATCGGCGGCATCGACATCCGTTCGGACCACTCCCTCGTAGAGCTCCCTGCGGACCTGAGCCCGGATCAGCTGAAGGCTCTGTCTCGCACCCGGATCGGCGGCGAGCTGATCCACCTCGAGCTCGACAACGGCCGCAAGCCGGCCAGCGAGCGCGGCGCCTACCAGGGCAACCGTGGCGGCGACCGAGGCGGGGACCGCGGCGGCTACTCCGGTGGCAGCGGCAACTTCAAGGGCAACGGCGGCTTCAAGCGCGAATTCCGTAAGGGCGACGGCGAGCGGTCCTCCGCTGACCGTGGCGGCCGCTCCTTCAGCGAGCGTTCCGAACAGCGCAGCTTCGGCGCCGACACCCGCAAGCCCCGCACCGAAGGCGGCTTCAAACCCCGCAGCAAGTGGTAA
- a CDS encoding MOSC domain-containing protein — protein METASVLAVCRVHQLLEDPGSVGVTAIDKRPVAGPVRVHRLGLHGDIQASRIHHGGEDQALYAYSQDDADYWAEELGREMPPGIFGENLRIAGLNASSAVIGERWKIGLDVEVEVTSPRVPCATFQRRMGEPHWVKRFTDEGRVGTYLRVVRTGSIEAGNHLHRIFVPAHGVTIAKWFTDPTLEDMEALRDADADGEIRLQPEYHEGFEKLQRRLGV, from the coding sequence ATGGAAACCGCATCTGTGCTTGCCGTCTGCCGGGTCCACCAGCTGCTCGAGGACCCGGGCAGCGTCGGCGTCACGGCGATCGACAAGCGTCCCGTGGCCGGCCCGGTGCGGGTCCACCGGCTGGGCCTGCACGGTGACATCCAGGCCAGCAGGATCCACCACGGCGGCGAGGACCAGGCCCTCTATGCGTATTCGCAGGACGACGCCGACTACTGGGCCGAGGAACTCGGGCGGGAGATGCCGCCGGGCATCTTCGGCGAAAACCTGCGGATCGCCGGCCTCAACGCGTCCAGCGCCGTGATCGGCGAACGCTGGAAGATCGGGTTGGACGTCGAAGTGGAAGTCACTTCCCCCCGCGTCCCCTGCGCCACGTTCCAGCGGCGGATGGGGGAACCGCACTGGGTGAAGAGGTTCACCGATGAGGGAAGGGTGGGCACCTACCTCCGGGTGGTCCGGACCGGCAGCATCGAAGCCGGGAACCACCTCCACCGGATCTTTGTCCCCGCCCACGGGGTGACCATCGCCAAGTGGTTCACCGATCCCACCCTCGAGGACATGGAGGCCCTGCGCGACGCTGACGCCGACGGCGAGATCAGGCTCCAGCCCGAGTACCACGAGGGATTCGAGAAGCTGCAGCGCCGGCTCGGGGTCTAG
- a CDS encoding acyl-CoA dehydrogenase family protein, which yields MSNEANFSDVSDVLAIDSLLSPEELAVRERVRDFTDQRIRPGIAGWYDEAVFPLDLAPELGELGVLGMHLQGYGCPGRSAVEYGLAAMELEAGDSGIRTFVSVQGSLAMTAIHKWGSEDQKQEWLPRMAAGEVIGAFALTEPTAGSDPASMTTFARRDGTGGDAGWVLDGAKRWIGLASVAGVLVVWAMTDDGVRGFLVPAGTPGVTATPIGQKLSMRASIQCDITFEAVRLGPEALLPGARGLRGPFSCLNEARYGIAWGAMGAARDSYEAALAYAQERLQFGKPLAGYQLTQEKLVNMLLEIQKGTLLALHLGRLKDAGTLRPEQISLGKLNNVREALSIAREARTILGGNGITLDHSPLRHAANLESVRTYEGTDEVHTLILGQHITGLPAFR from the coding sequence ATGAGCAATGAGGCCAACTTTTCCGATGTTTCCGATGTCCTGGCGATCGATTCGCTGCTGAGCCCGGAGGAGCTGGCCGTGCGCGAGCGCGTCCGCGATTTCACGGACCAGCGCATCCGGCCGGGCATCGCCGGCTGGTACGACGAGGCCGTGTTCCCCCTGGACCTCGCCCCGGAGCTGGGCGAACTCGGCGTGCTGGGCATGCATCTTCAGGGCTACGGCTGCCCGGGCCGCTCCGCCGTCGAATACGGCCTCGCGGCGATGGAGCTCGAGGCCGGCGATTCCGGCATCCGCACGTTCGTCTCCGTGCAGGGTTCCCTCGCCATGACGGCCATCCACAAGTGGGGCTCCGAGGACCAGAAGCAGGAGTGGCTCCCCCGGATGGCCGCCGGAGAGGTGATCGGCGCCTTTGCCCTGACCGAGCCCACGGCCGGTTCCGACCCTGCGTCGATGACGACCTTTGCCCGCCGCGACGGTACGGGCGGGGATGCCGGCTGGGTCCTGGACGGCGCCAAGCGCTGGATCGGGCTCGCGTCCGTGGCGGGCGTGCTGGTGGTGTGGGCCATGACCGACGACGGCGTGCGCGGTTTCCTGGTCCCCGCCGGCACGCCGGGGGTCACCGCGACGCCGATCGGGCAGAAGCTCTCGATGCGCGCCTCGATCCAGTGCGACATCACGTTCGAAGCCGTCCGGCTGGGCCCGGAGGCGCTGCTGCCGGGGGCTCGGGGGCTGCGGGGACCGTTCTCCTGCCTCAATGAGGCCCGGTACGGGATCGCGTGGGGTGCGATGGGGGCCGCCCGGGATTCCTACGAGGCGGCCCTGGCCTACGCCCAGGAGCGCCTGCAGTTCGGCAAGCCGCTGGCCGGATACCAGCTGACGCAGGAGAAGCTGGTGAACATGCTCCTGGAAATCCAAAAGGGCACCTTGCTGGCCCTGCACCTGGGCCGGCTCAAGGACGCCGGCACACTGCGGCCGGAGCAGATCTCACTCGGCAAGTTGAACAACGTCCGGGAGGCGCTCAGCATAGCCCGGGAGGCCCGCACCATCCTGGGCGGCAACGGCATCACGCTGGACCATTCCCCGCTGCGGCACGCCGCCAACCTGGAATCCGTCCGCACCTACGAGGGCACCGACGAGGTCCACACCCTGATATTGGGCCAGCACATCACGGGTCTCCCCGCCTTCCGCTAA
- a CDS encoding IS1380 family transposase has translation MQLFHRSTHVSATFDDSNLVSASGLVPAMALAVKTCLGELADQWLTLPGYFGANAGLKVTALVAGMVAGADSIDDMALLRHGGMKKLFAGAYAPSTLGSFLRAFTFGHVRQLDALAARWLVNVAAVAPIASGIDDYALVDIDDTIKEVHGYRKQGSGYGYSGVRGLNALIGILSTATAAPVIIGARLRKGSAGSPRGAGKFIGDVLATVKRLRGRGATGLVLLRADSAFYGHPVVTAAHRAGAKVSITARMDPAVKRAIATIDEDAWTTIQYTDAVRDETTGAWISSAEVAETAFTAFVGRKKAERVHGRLVVRRIPELNAEAGTGQQTLFDTHRFHAFFTTSELDTVTADKTHRQHAVIEQVNADLKDSALAHLPSGKFTANAAWLVLASIAFNLSRAIGTLAGTDLGKARSGTIRRKLITIPARISTSARKIVLHLPAHWPWETGWSQLFEAACGPPRAAAI, from the coding sequence ATGCAACTTTTCCATAGATCCACGCACGTGTCAGCCACGTTCGATGATTCCAATCTCGTGTCGGCCTCGGGGCTGGTCCCGGCGATGGCACTGGCGGTGAAAACCTGCCTCGGCGAACTCGCTGATCAGTGGCTGACGCTGCCCGGGTACTTCGGCGCCAACGCGGGCCTGAAAGTCACCGCGCTGGTCGCGGGCATGGTCGCCGGCGCCGATTCCATCGATGACATGGCCTTGCTGCGTCACGGTGGGATGAAGAAACTCTTCGCCGGCGCGTATGCCCCGTCGACCTTGGGATCGTTCCTGCGGGCGTTCACCTTCGGCCATGTCCGCCAGCTCGATGCCCTCGCGGCCCGGTGGCTGGTCAATGTCGCCGCGGTGGCCCCGATCGCCTCCGGTATCGATGATTACGCCTTGGTCGATATCGACGACACCATCAAGGAAGTCCACGGCTACCGGAAACAGGGCTCCGGATACGGCTACTCCGGGGTCCGGGGATTGAACGCGCTGATCGGGATCCTCTCGACCGCGACCGCGGCGCCGGTCATCATCGGCGCCCGGCTGCGCAAGGGAAGCGCCGGGTCCCCGCGCGGGGCAGGGAAGTTCATCGGTGACGTCCTGGCTACCGTGAAACGGCTGCGCGGCAGGGGGGCCACCGGGCTGGTGCTGCTGCGCGCCGACAGCGCGTTCTATGGCCACCCGGTCGTCACGGCCGCGCACCGCGCCGGCGCGAAAGTGTCCATTACCGCCCGGATGGACCCGGCCGTCAAACGCGCCATCGCCACCATTGATGAGGATGCCTGGACCACCATCCAGTACACCGACGCGGTCCGCGATGAAACCACCGGGGCCTGGATTTCCTCGGCAGAAGTCGCCGAGACTGCCTTCACCGCCTTCGTGGGCCGGAAGAAAGCCGAACGCGTCCACGGGCGCCTGGTCGTGCGGCGGATCCCTGAACTGAATGCCGAAGCAGGCACGGGGCAACAGACCCTGTTCGACACCCACCGCTTCCACGCCTTCTTCACCACCAGCGAACTGGACACGGTCACGGCAGATAAAACCCACCGCCAACACGCCGTCATCGAGCAGGTCAACGCGGACCTCAAAGACAGCGCCCTCGCGCACCTGCCCTCGGGAAAGTTCACCGCCAACGCAGCCTGGCTAGTCCTGGCGAGCATCGCTTTCAACCTCTCGCGCGCCATCGGCACCCTCGCCGGCACCGACCTGGGCAAAGCACGCAGCGGCACAATCCGCCGAAAACTCATCACCATCCCGGCCCGGATCTCGACCTCGGCACGGAAAATCGTCCTGCACCTGCCCGCGCACTGGCCCTGGGAAACCGGATGGTCACAGCTCTTCGAAGCGGCCTGCGGGCCGCCACGGGCCGCCGCCATCTGA
- a CDS encoding glycosyltransferase 87 family protein has protein sequence MSVLDSDDSPAQPSPKQAAPKLAAPKSAARSQTAQPPVLQLLRFSVILAVAAVGYVIWVSLGVWAKHGLDFSVYWYGGKILNDAGAAPSALYAGNVDWAGGPKLMFTYPPFAALIFGLLARLPQTAALTLFNAAGAVVAVLTAVRAVRYWNAKTSWRAAFRSPGNCWAAAALVLAVLNLGPWRETLAFGQINILLMGLIAADLLARNPRWTRGVPGTGFLVGVAAGIKLTPLVFGLYFLVRKDWRGLLNMAAGFTATVVLGWLLRPVESLQFWLQMLPDTSRMGGAGYVDNLSLKGALLHFGVPEAHVTVPWLVLSLAVVALGAAVIKTASDQGARVVAVSATALTMLLISPVSWSHHWVWVAAVFPAFAWTLRETPHRYAGLRWTMGGVLGISILVFLFSPKTIGTALGAENLDIQTPGLWIMASSAGVFCAVALLVCWLVALRRESLAPGLDLAAVPAADRDVRASSVSS, from the coding sequence ATGTCAGTGCTCGATTCCGACGACAGCCCGGCCCAGCCGAGCCCCAAGCAGGCCGCCCCGAAACTGGCCGCCCCGAAATCAGCCGCGCGATCCCAAACCGCGCAACCGCCGGTCCTGCAGTTGCTCCGTTTCTCCGTCATCCTGGCCGTTGCCGCCGTGGGCTACGTCATCTGGGTGTCGCTCGGCGTCTGGGCCAAGCATGGCCTGGACTTCAGCGTCTACTGGTACGGCGGCAAGATCCTCAACGACGCCGGCGCCGCGCCGTCGGCCCTGTACGCGGGCAACGTGGACTGGGCCGGCGGGCCGAAGCTGATGTTCACGTACCCGCCGTTCGCCGCCCTCATCTTCGGCCTTCTCGCCCGGCTGCCCCAGACGGCGGCGTTGACCCTGTTCAACGCCGCCGGGGCCGTCGTGGCGGTCCTGACCGCGGTCCGCGCGGTCCGGTACTGGAACGCCAAGACCTCATGGCGGGCCGCTTTCCGGTCTCCGGGCAACTGCTGGGCCGCCGCAGCCCTGGTCCTGGCGGTGCTCAACCTCGGTCCGTGGCGCGAGACCCTGGCGTTCGGCCAGATCAACATCCTTCTGATGGGGCTGATCGCCGCGGACCTGCTGGCCCGCAACCCGCGCTGGACCCGCGGCGTCCCCGGCACCGGCTTCCTGGTGGGCGTCGCCGCCGGCATCAAGCTGACGCCCCTCGTATTCGGGCTCTACTTCCTGGTCCGCAAGGACTGGCGCGGACTGCTCAATATGGCGGCCGGGTTCACGGCCACCGTGGTGCTCGGCTGGCTGCTGCGTCCCGTGGAATCCCTGCAGTTCTGGCTCCAGATGCTGCCGGACACATCCCGGATGGGCGGAGCGGGCTACGTGGACAACCTCTCGCTCAAGGGCGCGCTGCTGCACTTCGGCGTCCCGGAGGCGCACGTCACCGTCCCGTGGCTGGTGCTGAGCCTGGCGGTGGTGGCCCTGGGCGCCGCAGTCATCAAGACCGCCAGCGACCAGGGCGCCCGGGTGGTCGCCGTGTCGGCGACGGCGCTGACCATGCTCTTGATCAGCCCGGTCTCCTGGTCCCACCACTGGGTGTGGGTCGCTGCCGTCTTCCCGGCGTTCGCCTGGACCCTGCGGGAAACCCCGCACCGCTACGCCGGGCTGCGCTGGACCATGGGCGGCGTACTGGGCATCTCGATCCTGGTGTTCCTGTTCTCCCCGAAAACCATTGGCACGGCCCTGGGCGCGGAAAACCTCGACATCCAGACGCCCGGGCTGTGGATCATGGCCTCCAGCGCCGGGGTCTTCTGCGCGGTGGCCCTCCTGGTGTGCTGGCTCGTGGCCCTGCGGCGGGAGTCGCTCGCGCCGGGGCTTGACCTTGCTGCCGTGCCAGCCGCCGACCGGGACGTCAGGGCCTCCTCGGTCTCCTCGTAG
- a CDS encoding MFS transporter: MSAPETTMTPAPVRRRIHPAWTVAAVAFLALVGAAGFRAAPGVLMVPLQNEFGWSTTVLSAAVSINLVLFGLTAPFAAALMERFGIRAVTAVALVLIGAGSALTVFVTQSWQILLTWGLLIGLGTGAMALVFAATIANTWFAKSRGLVIGILTAGSAAGQLVFLPFIALLAQDPGWRQASLLIGAGALAVVPLVLKFLKNSPAEIGVLPYGATPADDGGTAGSVAASDAAAPAADRTGPGGPPAPGALAAGAPAAGPAAAEPSRNAAVRALQVLKRASKVRTFWALVAGFAICGATTNGLIGTHFIPSAHDHGMPETTAAGLLAVVGLFDIVGTIASGWLTDRFNPRILLAVYYQFRGIGLLVLPLLLSATVQPSMIVFVVIYGLDWVATVPPTAAICRQVFGADGSVVFGWVFAAHQLGAAAAALAAGAVRDATGQYTYAWFAAAAMCTIAAVISATIRKDARKADTVPVPA; this comes from the coding sequence ATGAGCGCCCCCGAAACCACCATGACCCCCGCACCGGTCCGCCGCCGGATCCACCCGGCGTGGACCGTGGCCGCCGTGGCATTCCTTGCGCTGGTCGGCGCCGCCGGGTTCCGGGCCGCGCCGGGCGTGCTGATGGTCCCGCTGCAGAATGAGTTCGGCTGGTCCACCACCGTCCTCTCGGCCGCGGTCAGCATCAACCTCGTGCTCTTCGGACTCACGGCACCGTTCGCGGCGGCCCTGATGGAACGCTTCGGCATCCGCGCCGTCACGGCCGTGGCCCTGGTGCTGATCGGCGCCGGCAGCGCCCTGACGGTGTTCGTGACCCAGTCCTGGCAGATCCTGCTGACCTGGGGGCTGCTGATCGGGCTCGGCACCGGGGCCATGGCGCTGGTCTTCGCCGCCACCATCGCCAACACCTGGTTCGCCAAGAGCCGCGGCCTGGTGATCGGCATCCTCACCGCCGGCAGTGCGGCCGGGCAGCTCGTGTTCCTGCCCTTCATCGCGCTCCTGGCCCAGGACCCGGGCTGGCGGCAGGCCTCGCTCCTCATTGGTGCCGGCGCGCTGGCCGTGGTGCCGCTTGTGCTGAAGTTCCTGAAGAACTCACCGGCCGAGATCGGCGTGCTGCCTTACGGGGCGACTCCGGCCGACGACGGCGGGACGGCCGGGTCCGTTGCTGCGTCCGATGCTGCCGCGCCCGCAGCCGACAGGACAGGTCCTGGCGGTCCGCCTGCCCCTGGCGCCCTTGCCGCCGGGGCTCCCGCCGCTGGGCCCGCGGCCGCCGAGCCGAGCCGCAACGCCGCCGTCCGCGCCCTGCAGGTCCTCAAACGGGCCAGCAAGGTGCGCACCTTCTGGGCCCTCGTGGCCGGCTTCGCGATCTGCGGCGCCACCACCAACGGGCTGATCGGCACCCACTTCATCCCCTCCGCCCACGACCACGGCATGCCGGAGACCACAGCGGCGGGCCTGCTCGCCGTCGTCGGCCTCTTCGACATCGTCGGCACCATCGCTTCCGGCTGGCTCACGGACCGGTTCAACCCGCGGATCCTGCTCGCCGTGTACTACCAGTTCCGCGGGATCGGGCTGCTGGTCCTGCCGCTGCTGCTCAGCGCCACGGTCCAGCCCAGCATGATCGTGTTCGTGGTGATCTACGGCCTGGACTGGGTGGCCACGGTGCCGCCGACCGCCGCGATCTGCCGCCAGGTGTTCGGCGCCGACGGGAGCGTCGTGTTCGGCTGGGTGTTCGCGGCCCACCAGCTCGGCGCGGCCGCCGCGGCCCTGGCGGCCGGAGCGGTCCGTGACGCCACCGGCCAGTACACCTACGCCTGGTTTGCTGCCGCCGCCATGTGCACAATCGCAGCCGTCATCAGCGCCACCATCCGCAAGGACGCCCGGAAGGCGGACACGGTCCCGGTTCCGGCGTAG
- a CDS encoding helix-turn-helix domain-containing protein → MALRSDWSQRTCSMARGLDILGDPWSMLVLREVFFGNGRFDAMKQRLGAADSVLTKRLAGLVEAGLLARRPYDDGGRTRQEYVLTAKGEDALPVLNAVVIWAEKHLPAPSEQAHMFVIHKGCGARTSSADTCTACGERLTAANTSWHSLTRTAEPVPLASAGTQAPVPTRSQNGTAA, encoded by the coding sequence ATGGCACTCCGATCCGACTGGTCCCAGCGGACCTGCAGCATGGCCCGCGGCCTCGATATCCTCGGCGACCCGTGGAGCATGCTCGTCCTGCGCGAAGTCTTCTTCGGCAACGGCCGCTTCGATGCCATGAAACAGCGGCTCGGGGCGGCCGATTCCGTGCTCACCAAGCGGCTGGCCGGGCTCGTGGAGGCCGGGCTTCTCGCCCGGCGGCCCTACGACGACGGCGGCCGCACCCGCCAGGAGTACGTTCTCACCGCCAAGGGCGAGGACGCCCTGCCGGTGCTCAACGCCGTCGTGATCTGGGCCGAAAAGCACCTCCCGGCGCCTTCCGAACAGGCGCACATGTTCGTCATCCACAAGGGCTGCGGGGCGAGGACCTCCTCCGCGGACACCTGCACGGCCTGCGGGGAACGGCTGACGGCCGCGAACACGAGCTGGCACAGCCTGACCCGCACCGCGGAGCCCGTGCCCCTGGCCTCGGCCGGCACGCAGGCCCCTGTCCCGACCCGCTCCCAGAACGGAACCGCCGCATGA
- a CDS encoding cystathionine gamma-synthase has product MSLPESSSSKTPGFNTRAVHAGQAFEPRTGAVVPPVHFSSTYAQDGIGGLRAGYEYGRGTNPTRDALQEQLAALEGGTAAFSFGSGLAAEDSMIRALTRPGDHIVLGNDAYGGTYRLISRVLGEWGIGNTPVDMSDLDAVAAAVAAGGTAGSTVAGGGKTRLVWVETPSNPMMKITDIEALAKVAHDAGALLVVDNTFASPYLQNPLALGADVVVHSTTKYIGGHSDVVGGAIVVNDPELAEKIGFVQFAVGAVSGPMDAFLTTRGLKTLGVRMDRHSDNAQAVAEWLLERPEVEAVLYPGLPSHPGHELAKKQMKKFGGMISVQFKGGEAAARKVAESTSVFTLAESLGGIESLMNYPSEMTHASVKGTELAVPVNLIRLSCGIEDVEDLIADLDAALSALDS; this is encoded by the coding sequence ATGTCTCTGCCAGAAAGCTCTTCCTCGAAAACCCCGGGCTTCAACACCCGCGCCGTCCACGCCGGCCAGGCCTTTGAGCCCCGCACCGGCGCGGTGGTGCCGCCCGTGCACTTCTCGTCGACGTATGCCCAGGACGGCATCGGCGGGCTGCGCGCCGGCTACGAGTACGGCCGGGGCACCAACCCCACCCGCGACGCGCTGCAGGAGCAGTTGGCCGCGCTGGAGGGCGGGACCGCCGCATTCTCCTTCGGCTCGGGCCTGGCCGCCGAGGACTCCATGATCCGCGCCCTCACCCGCCCCGGCGACCACATTGTGCTCGGCAACGACGCGTACGGCGGAACGTACCGGCTCATCAGCCGGGTCCTGGGGGAGTGGGGCATCGGCAACACCCCGGTGGACATGTCCGATCTCGACGCCGTCGCCGCCGCCGTGGCTGCCGGCGGCACAGCCGGCAGTACCGTCGCCGGCGGCGGCAAGACCCGCCTGGTGTGGGTGGAGACGCCGTCGAACCCGATGATGAAGATCACCGACATCGAGGCCCTCGCCAAGGTGGCGCACGACGCCGGCGCCCTCCTTGTCGTCGACAACACCTTCGCCTCGCCGTACCTGCAGAACCCGCTCGCCCTCGGCGCCGACGTGGTGGTGCACTCCACCACCAAGTACATCGGCGGCCACTCCGACGTCGTCGGCGGCGCGATCGTGGTCAACGACCCGGAGCTGGCCGAGAAGATCGGCTTCGTCCAGTTCGCCGTCGGCGCCGTGTCCGGGCCGATGGACGCCTTCCTCACCACCCGCGGCCTGAAAACCCTCGGCGTGCGCATGGACCGGCACAGCGACAACGCCCAGGCCGTGGCCGAATGGCTGCTGGAGCGCCCCGAGGTGGAGGCCGTGCTCTACCCGGGCCTGCCGTCCCACCCGGGCCACGAGCTGGCCAAAAAGCAGATGAAGAAGTTCGGCGGCATGATCTCCGTGCAGTTCAAGGGCGGCGAGGCCGCGGCACGCAAGGTGGCCGAATCGACCTCGGTGTTTACCCTGGCCGAGTCGCTGGGCGGGATCGAATCGCTCATGAACTACCCCTCCGAAATGACCCATGCCTCGGTCAAGGGCACCGAACTGGCCGTGCCGGTCAACCTGATCCGGCTCTCGTGCGGCATCGAGGACGTCGAGGACCTCATCGCCGACCTCGACGCCGCGCTCTCCGCCCTGGACAGCTAA